In Effusibacillus lacus, the following are encoded in one genomic region:
- a CDS encoding acyltransferase translates to MKKARIEEIGYLRGIAFLAVVMQHAIAYFAALPQAQLADGVELAILLLAVKFAVPLFVFITGLVLFYNYEGKLHYGEFMRKRFQDIIVPYAVWSLVYFLLYHGIQGNLLKSMKLLFVQIFTGQAFYHLWFVAMIFQFYLLFPLFRLLITKVKERLRTKFAAYAALLVSGAVFIYVTSEVYVIHERIDRLKIPVFTAWFTDFADRNFVYFFYYFVLGAAAGLSIEHWRGWVTRYKTPVLLTFLAFFSYFLHKVISGFQVVPFFKMNFNDTFLIRPKMAMFLIISMPAVYWLSIQISRHAAPVAKRILHKLGEYSYGAYLIHALVLDICGLVLKHLLPAINLTLQTLLAFALCSFLSIGLTVVLSRLPLGRWTVGIKKSGRA, encoded by the coding sequence ATGAAGAAAGCCAGAATCGAAGAGATTGGGTATTTGCGGGGCATTGCGTTTCTTGCGGTAGTGATGCAGCACGCGATTGCTTACTTTGCGGCTTTGCCGCAGGCACAGCTGGCTGATGGCGTGGAGCTGGCCATTCTGCTGCTGGCCGTCAAGTTTGCCGTTCCCCTGTTTGTGTTTATCACCGGACTTGTGTTGTTCTACAATTATGAAGGCAAGCTGCATTACGGGGAGTTCATGCGAAAGCGGTTCCAGGACATTATCGTTCCCTATGCGGTGTGGTCGCTGGTCTACTTTCTGCTTTACCATGGCATCCAAGGGAATCTTCTGAAGAGCATGAAGTTGCTCTTTGTCCAGATTTTTACGGGACAAGCCTTCTACCATCTCTGGTTTGTGGCAATGATCTTTCAGTTTTACCTTTTGTTTCCACTCTTTCGACTGCTCATCACGAAGGTCAAGGAGAGGCTCCGGACAAAGTTTGCGGCCTATGCAGCTCTATTGGTATCCGGAGCCGTTTTTATCTATGTTACGTCCGAGGTTTATGTGATCCACGAGAGGATAGATCGTCTCAAGATCCCTGTGTTTACAGCCTGGTTCACCGATTTTGCAGACCGCAACTTTGTTTATTTCTTTTACTATTTTGTCTTGGGAGCGGCGGCAGGGCTGTCCATCGAGCACTGGCGAGGATGGGTAACCAGGTACAAAACGCCGGTGTTGTTGACTTTCTTGGCTTTCTTCTCCTATTTCTTGCACAAAGTGATAAGCGGATTTCAAGTGGTGCCCTTCTTCAAGATGAACTTTAACGACACGTTCCTGATCCGGCCCAAGATGGCCATGTTTCTAATCATTTCCATGCCTGCTGTCTACTGGCTGTCCATACAAATATCACGACACGCAGCGCCTGTCGCCAAACGGATTCTTCATAAATTGGGGGAGTACTCCTACGGAGCTTATCTCATTCATGCCCTGGTCTTGGACATCTGCGGCCTCGTGCTCAAGCACCTGCTGCCGGCAATAAACCTGACATTGCAAACCCTTCTGGCGTTTGCCCTGTGTTCTTTTCTTTCCATAGGGTTGACGGTCGTGTTGAGCCGACTGCCGCTTGGGCGTTGGACGGTGGGAATCAAGAAATCGGGTCGGGCTTGA
- the sfsA gene encoding DNA/RNA nuclease SfsA, translated as MKYHHVITGKFIKRVNRFLAHVWLEGAEQIVHVKNTGRLKELLIPGAEVLLEQSGNPERKTPFSLIGVYKGETLVNIDSQVPNPVVYEALTTGAVREIGPAEHVRKEVKYGNSRFDLYYETKSKKGFIEVKGVTLEKEGVALFPDAPTVRGTRHIYEMMEAVENGYQGTILFLIQMIGVHCFTPHSEMDPEFANALRVASQRGVQLLAYDSIVTTNDIVIGKPVEVRL; from the coding sequence ATGAAATACCACCATGTAATCACTGGCAAGTTCATAAAAAGGGTGAACCGCTTTCTTGCACATGTATGGCTGGAGGGTGCCGAACAAATCGTCCATGTCAAAAATACGGGGCGATTGAAAGAACTGTTGATCCCTGGTGCTGAGGTGCTGTTGGAGCAATCCGGCAACCCTGAGCGCAAGACCCCTTTTTCCCTGATTGGGGTGTACAAAGGTGAAACGCTGGTCAACATTGACTCCCAGGTTCCCAATCCGGTTGTATATGAAGCGCTGACCACCGGTGCCGTTCGTGAGATTGGACCGGCTGAACATGTAAGAAAAGAGGTTAAGTACGGTAACTCCCGATTTGACCTTTATTATGAGACGAAGTCAAAAAAAGGGTTTATCGAAGTGAAGGGCGTGACGCTTGAAAAAGAGGGAGTCGCCCTCTTTCCGGACGCACCGACCGTAAGGGGAACCCGTCACATTTATGAAATGATGGAGGCGGTGGAGAACGGCTATCAGGGGACGATCCTCTTTCTGATCCAAATGATAGGCGTTCACTGCTTTACGCCACACAGTGAGATGGACCCCGAGTTTGCAAACGCGTTAAGAGTGGCTTCGCAACGTGGAGTCCAACTGTTGGCCTATGATTCAATTGTCACAACGAATGATATCGTAATAGGGAAACCGGTGGAGGTTCGGCTGTGA
- a CDS encoding PLP-dependent cysteine synthase family protein has translation MKVHNDILELVGNTPIVKLNRIPEPDGACVYMKLESFNPGRSVKDRAASNMLRRAEEEGKILSGKSTIIEPTSGNTGIGLAMACAAKGYRCIITMPDNATIERVKLMRAFGAEVHLTPCSLRMQGAIDKANELAEQIPHSFIPMQFENAANPDAHRNTTAVEIFEAF, from the coding sequence ATGAAGGTACACAATGATATTCTGGAACTGGTCGGAAATACGCCCATTGTCAAACTGAACCGGATCCCTGAGCCTGATGGGGCATGCGTTTATATGAAGCTGGAATCTTTCAACCCGGGCAGAAGTGTCAAGGACCGGGCTGCGTCCAACATGCTCCGGCGAGCGGAAGAAGAGGGCAAGATTCTGTCCGGGAAGAGCACGATCATTGAACCGACTTCGGGCAACACTGGAATCGGACTGGCTATGGCTTGTGCAGCCAAAGGATACCGCTGCATCATTACGATGCCGGATAACGCAACAATTGAGAGAGTGAAACTGATGAGGGCATTTGGGGCTGAAGTGCATCTGACCCCCTGTTCCCTTCGAATGCAGGGTGCGATTGACAAGGCGAACGAGTTGGCAGAGCAGATTCCCCACAGCTTCATTCCCATGCAGTTCGAAAATGCGGCCAACCCGGACGCACACCGTAACACGACGGCGGTTGAAATCTTTGAAGCCTTT
- a CDS encoding DMT family transporter, whose protein sequence is MSSAFQRINIFMMVLVVPKIGVATALVCVITGQIFASTVIDHFQLFGGRQIPIDGKRIAGILFLALALWLFYKR, encoded by the coding sequence GTGTCTTCGGCTTTTCAACGTATTAACATTTTCATGATGGTGCTTGTGGTTCCGAAAATCGGTGTGGCTACTGCATTGGTTTGCGTTATAACCGGCCAGATTTTTGCCAGCACAGTAATTGACCATTTCCAGTTGTTTGGCGGGCGGCAGATTCCTATTGACGGGAAACGGATCGCCGGAATTCTGTTTCTGGCTTTAGCGCTCTGGCTGTTCTACAAAAGGTGA
- a CDS encoding ABC transporter ATP-binding protein, translating to MQTLELQSVHKSFETLKVLEDVNLRVKQGEFAAIVGPSGCGKSTVLRMVAGLETADTGKVLAGGQPITKPSPDRMMIFQEHALYPWSTVEENVGFGLELANVPKQERRERVQAILEKVGLTGFEKYYPSQLSGGMRQRVSIARALVMDPDVLLLDEPYGALDAMTKLTMQNELLNLWQGSGKTMLLITHDIDEALYLADRIFVMSPRPGRVVETMDLDLPRPRNRNGERFIQLRQDIMRILGLGE from the coding sequence ATGCAAACATTGGAACTTCAAAGCGTCCATAAATCCTTTGAAACCCTGAAAGTCCTTGAAGATGTAAATCTGCGAGTGAAGCAGGGGGAATTTGCAGCGATTGTGGGACCCTCCGGCTGTGGCAAAAGTACCGTGCTGCGTATGGTGGCCGGGCTTGAAACCGCAGACACCGGCAAAGTGCTGGCAGGCGGGCAGCCCATCACCAAGCCTTCGCCTGACCGAATGATGATTTTTCAGGAACATGCGTTGTATCCTTGGTCTACAGTTGAAGAAAACGTGGGCTTCGGTTTGGAACTGGCCAATGTTCCCAAACAGGAACGCCGTGAGCGTGTACAAGCCATTCTTGAGAAAGTAGGTCTCACAGGCTTTGAAAAATACTACCCCAGCCAGTTGTCAGGCGGGATGCGCCAGCGGGTCTCCATAGCCCGGGCGCTTGTGATGGACCCCGATGTCCTGCTGCTTGATGAGCCTTACGGGGCGCTTGATGCAATGACCAAGCTGACCATGCAAAATGAGCTTCTGAACCTCTGGCAGGGATCAGGCAAGACGATGCTTCTGATTACGCATGATATTGATGAAGCGCTTTATCTGGCTGACCGGATTTTTGTCATGAGTCCGCGTCCAGGGCGTGTGGTGGAGACGATGGACCTGGATCTTCCCCGCCCCCGTAACCGGAATGGCGAGCGCTTTATCCAACTGCGGCAGGACATCATGAGAATCCTTGGCTTGGGTGAATAG
- a CDS encoding pyridoxal-phosphate dependent enzyme codes for DGKLDALVLTAGTGGTVTGVGEELKKKIPGLKIYVVEPAGSPVLAGGQPGPHKIPGTGPGFVPRILNREIYDKILHIRDEDAQTMARRLGAEEGILVGASGAASVHFAVQIAKELPADARVLSIAPDTGERYLSSDLFVD; via the coding sequence GACGGGAAGCTGGATGCGCTTGTTCTGACTGCGGGTACCGGCGGAACGGTCACGGGTGTGGGGGAAGAACTGAAGAAGAAGATACCCGGGCTGAAGATCTATGTGGTGGAACCGGCGGGCTCTCCTGTGTTGGCAGGGGGGCAACCGGGTCCCCACAAGATTCCCGGAACCGGTCCCGGATTTGTGCCGCGGATCCTGAACAGGGAGATTTACGACAAGATCCTGCATATCAGGGACGAGGATGCACAGACGATGGCTCGCCGTTTGGGGGCGGAAGAAGGCATCCTGGTTGGGGCTTCCGGGGCTGCATCCGTTCACTTCGCGGTGCAGATTGCCAAAGAGTTGCCTGCAGATGCAAGAGTTCTGAGCATCGCGCCTGACACCGGCGAACGGTATCTGTCTTCCGATTTGTTTGTTGACTAA
- a CDS encoding MFS transporter translates to MSITAPAAAGFFRNRFVQAIMLSGIFLQIGIWVRNFAILLYVMEQTGNDPFFVSLISVVEFAPIFLFSVIGGTYADRWRPKRTMVWSDLLSSVSVFIVLLTILYGVWQAVFLVTLVSAILSQFSQPSAMKLFKTHVPAEQLQMGMALFQTLMAIFMIIGPVLGTFVYQTYGIGIAVGVMGVAFLLSAGVLTFLPPDQTGEKPEHQTDFWRELTDGFQYVWQSKVLKWLGGTFLVAGFAVGIIQPLMIFVVMERLGLPKEHVQWLMMVNGAAMLIGGGLVMGAAKKIAPSKLLAIGLLVSSISVVGVGLSTSLKLTLSLQFLSGLFFPCIHIGVNTLILQNTEEAFVGRVNGVLNPLFMGAMVTMMSMAGWLKATFSLVNVYAGAGLLFFIGVLLMVPLFNHRAHGNKEQLVTEGE, encoded by the coding sequence ATGTCCATAACTGCGCCTGCGGCGGCAGGCTTTTTTCGCAATCGGTTTGTTCAGGCTATAATGCTCTCGGGTATTTTTCTGCAAATCGGCATTTGGGTACGAAACTTCGCTATCTTACTGTATGTAATGGAGCAGACCGGCAATGACCCGTTCTTCGTATCTCTGATATCCGTTGTTGAGTTTGCCCCGATTTTTTTGTTTTCCGTTATTGGCGGCACCTATGCGGATCGCTGGCGGCCGAAGCGAACCATGGTCTGGTCTGATTTGTTGAGTTCGGTGTCAGTGTTTATTGTGCTGCTTACGATCCTTTATGGAGTATGGCAAGCGGTCTTTCTTGTAACCCTGGTTTCGGCCATTCTTTCGCAGTTTTCGCAACCTTCGGCCATGAAATTATTCAAAACCCACGTACCGGCCGAGCAGTTGCAAATGGGAATGGCCCTATTCCAAACCCTGATGGCCATTTTCATGATTATCGGGCCGGTGCTTGGCACCTTCGTTTATCAAACATATGGAATCGGAATTGCTGTCGGGGTCATGGGAGTGGCGTTTTTGCTTTCGGCCGGAGTGCTGACATTTCTGCCGCCCGATCAAACCGGAGAGAAACCGGAACACCAAACGGATTTCTGGCGTGAACTGACCGATGGGTTCCAGTATGTCTGGCAAAGCAAGGTGCTGAAGTGGCTGGGCGGGACGTTTCTTGTCGCTGGCTTCGCGGTGGGCATTATTCAACCGCTTATGATCTTTGTAGTAATGGAGCGGCTGGGGCTGCCGAAGGAGCATGTGCAGTGGCTGATGATGGTCAACGGTGCGGCGATGCTGATTGGCGGCGGGCTGGTAATGGGTGCCGCAAAGAAGATCGCACCCTCGAAGCTGCTGGCAATTGGGCTTTTGGTCAGTTCCATTTCCGTTGTCGGCGTCGGACTGTCCACCAGTTTGAAGCTGACACTGTCTTTGCAGTTCTTAAGCGGCCTCTTCTTTCCCTGCATCCATATCGGGGTGAACACGCTGATCCTGCAAAATACGGAGGAAGCGTTTGTGGGGCGGGTGAACGGGGTGCTCAATCCGCTCTTTATGGGAGCGATGGTAACTATGATGAGCATGGCCGGTTGGCTCAAGGCCACTTTTTCACTTGTGAATGTATATGCGGGGGCGGGCCTGCTGTTCTTTATCGGCGTGCTGCTCATGGTGCCGCTGTTTAATCACCGGGCTCACGGGAACAAAGAGCAGCTGGTGACCGAAGGGGAGTAA
- a CDS encoding MFS transporter translates to MWKNRNVWIVLAGEFITGLGLWTSIIANLEFMQQHVPSDFMKSLILFVGLLAGVLVGPAAGRIIDTRSKKSVLLFSGILRMVSVGFMFLALYYESVWWMVLFAILLQIAAAFSMPTLQALLPMIVSEKDLLSINGVYMNVTTVSRILGTALAGLMLAVMSLYSLYTASLVAYVLLLISTFFLDVKEDENAGAGHQKQNKSSFKDVIPVLRGLPIAIVILALSIVPMLFIGGFNLMVINISEMQNDPQIKGLLYAVEGTSFIIAALLVKRLSEGRNLLKLLFAIAIVIACSHLSLYFADSKVMSLVSFGLFGIGAGCFFPISATILQTRVPKEYHGRFFSFRNMFDRVLFQVILLGTGLFLDTIGFHQMVLWFGAISILLALYGVLKMAKTVEFTEKSGVSQQA, encoded by the coding sequence ATGTGGAAAAATCGAAACGTTTGGATTGTGCTGGCCGGGGAGTTCATAACCGGCTTGGGTCTGTGGACGTCCATTATTGCCAACCTGGAGTTCATGCAGCAGCATGTGCCCTCCGATTTCATGAAATCCCTCATCTTATTCGTGGGTCTGTTGGCAGGTGTATTGGTGGGACCTGCAGCCGGAAGGATCATTGATACCCGGAGCAAAAAGTCGGTCCTCCTCTTCTCCGGGATTCTGCGCATGGTCAGTGTCGGATTTATGTTTCTGGCTCTCTATTATGAATCCGTATGGTGGATGGTTCTGTTTGCCATCCTGCTTCAAATCGCTGCAGCCTTCTCCATGCCGACCCTGCAAGCACTGCTGCCGATGATCGTATCGGAGAAAGATCTGCTCTCCATCAATGGAGTTTATATGAACGTCACTACTGTCTCAAGGATTCTGGGGACCGCTTTGGCCGGTCTCATGTTGGCTGTGATGAGCCTGTATTCTCTTTATACCGCTTCCCTTGTTGCCTATGTTCTGCTGCTGATATCCACCTTCTTCCTCGATGTGAAGGAAGATGAGAATGCCGGTGCGGGGCATCAAAAGCAAAACAAAAGCAGCTTTAAGGATGTTATTCCGGTGCTGAGGGGATTGCCTATTGCCATCGTTATACTGGCCTTGTCAATCGTTCCCATGCTGTTCATTGGCGGCTTTAATCTGATGGTCATCAATATCAGCGAGATGCAGAACGATCCCCAAATCAAAGGGTTACTGTATGCGGTCGAAGGAACCAGCTTTATCATTGCCGCCTTACTGGTCAAGCGACTGTCTGAAGGGCGCAACCTGCTGAAGCTGCTGTTCGCCATCGCGATCGTAATTGCCTGCTCTCATTTGTCCCTGTATTTTGCCGACAGCAAGGTCATGTCACTGGTGTCATTCGGACTGTTCGGAATCGGGGCGGGTTGTTTCTTTCCGATCTCAGCCACCATCCTTCAAACCAGGGTTCCGAAAGAGTACCATGGCCGATTTTTCTCCTTCCGTAACATGTTTGACCGTGTCCTCTTTCAGGTGATTCTGTTGGGAACAGGGTTGTTCCTTGACACCATCGGCTTCCATCAAATGGTGCTATGGTTTGGTGCAATCTCGATTCTATTGGCGCTGTATGGGGTTCTCAAGATGGCAAAGACTGTAGAATTCACGGAAAAGTCAGGGGTCAGTCAACAGGCATAA
- a CDS encoding glutamine--tRNA ligase/YqeY domain fusion protein encodes MENASSNFIRNIVIEDLKTGKVDQIVTRFPPEPNGYLHIGHARSICLNFELADEFNGRTHLRFDDTNPLKEDVEYVESIKEDVRWLGFEWDGLFFASDYFEEMYNRAVLLIKKGKAYVDDLSAEEIREMRGTLTEPGKESPYRNRTVEENLDLFERMRKGEFKDGEKVLRAKIDMASPNINMRDPVLYRIAHATHHNTGDKWCIYPMYDFAHPLEDAIEGVTHSLCTLEFEDHRPLYDWVIQECEMEHVPRQYEFGRLNLTNTVMSKRKLKQLVDEKYVDGWDDPRMPTVSGLRRRGYTPESIRNFIRELGVSKGSGVVDTQMLEHFAREDLKLKAPRTMAVLRPLKVVITNYPEGKVEMLEAEINPENPEMGVRQIPFSREIYIEQDDFMENPPPKYFRLFPGNEVRLKHAYFIKCNEVIKDEQGNVVELHCTYDPETKSGSGFSGRKVKGTIHWVEAQHAVPAELRLYEPLLLDDTDGEEKDFLELVNPNSLEVLQGFVEPNMKDAKPHDKFQFFRHGYFNVDPKDTTSDQLVFNLIVSLKSSFEVPKK; translated from the coding sequence ATGGAGAATGCAAGTTCCAATTTTATTCGAAACATTGTGATCGAAGATCTGAAAACGGGAAAGGTCGATCAAATCGTCACCCGTTTTCCGCCGGAACCAAACGGATATTTACATATCGGTCATGCCAGGTCAATCTGCCTCAATTTTGAATTGGCGGACGAATTTAACGGCAGGACCCATCTGCGGTTTGATGACACAAACCCATTAAAGGAAGACGTCGAATACGTGGAATCCATCAAGGAAGACGTCAGATGGCTTGGATTTGAATGGGACGGATTGTTTTTCGCGTCCGATTACTTCGAGGAAATGTACAATAGGGCCGTTCTGTTAATCAAGAAAGGCAAGGCATACGTGGACGATCTCTCGGCAGAAGAAATCCGGGAGATGCGAGGAACCTTGACGGAACCGGGTAAAGAAAGCCCTTACCGCAATCGAACGGTTGAGGAAAATCTGGACTTGTTCGAACGGATGCGGAAAGGGGAATTCAAGGACGGGGAGAAAGTGCTGCGAGCCAAAATTGACATGGCTTCTCCCAATATCAACATGCGGGATCCCGTTCTTTACCGAATTGCTCACGCCACCCACCACAACACGGGTGACAAATGGTGCATCTACCCAATGTATGATTTTGCCCATCCATTGGAAGACGCGATCGAAGGCGTCACCCATTCTCTGTGCACCCTGGAGTTTGAGGACCACCGTCCCCTTTACGATTGGGTAATCCAAGAGTGCGAAATGGAGCATGTCCCGCGCCAGTATGAGTTTGGCCGCTTAAACCTTACCAACACGGTCATGAGCAAGAGAAAGCTGAAGCAGTTGGTGGACGAAAAGTATGTGGACGGGTGGGACGACCCCCGGATGCCTACCGTTTCCGGCTTGCGACGGAGAGGCTATACGCCGGAATCCATTCGCAATTTCATTCGGGAATTGGGTGTTTCCAAAGGATCGGGCGTTGTGGATACCCAGATGCTTGAGCACTTTGCACGTGAGGATCTGAAGCTGAAGGCACCTCGAACCATGGCGGTTTTAAGGCCCTTGAAGGTAGTTATCACCAATTACCCGGAAGGGAAAGTCGAAATGCTGGAAGCGGAGATCAATCCGGAAAATCCCGAAATGGGGGTAAGACAGATTCCCTTCTCCAGGGAAATCTATATTGAACAGGACGACTTCATGGAGAACCCGCCGCCCAAATATTTCCGGCTGTTCCCGGGAAATGAAGTCCGGCTGAAACACGCTTATTTCATCAAGTGCAATGAAGTGATCAAGGATGAACAGGGCAACGTCGTTGAACTGCACTGTACCTACGATCCCGAGACCAAGAGCGGAAGCGGATTTTCCGGCCGCAAAGTCAAAGGTACGATCCACTGGGTGGAGGCCCAACATGCGGTTCCGGCCGAGCTCCGATTGTATGAACCCCTGTTGCTGGATGATACGGACGGAGAAGAGAAGGATTTCCTGGAATTGGTAAACCCCAATTCTCTGGAAGTGCTTCAAGGGTTTGTCGAGCCAAATATGAAAGATGCCAAACCCCATGACAAATTCCAATTCTTCCGCCACGGGTATTTTAATGTGGATCCCAAGGATACCACCAGTGATCAATTGGTGTTCAATCTGATTGTATCCCTGAAAAGTTCTTTCGAAGTTCCAAAGAAATGA
- a CDS encoding DUF2252 domain-containing protein, protein MGTRLGERVKQTQKNLRMQALVTVFDEFDGQIMQLDEEKRGEKYRKMSGNPFSFFRGSAYLFYFDATREWLPYHTRPDRPTWIQGDLHFENFGAFHNGKGALVFDVNDFDEGYLGSYLYDLMRMSVSIALVCRLKGFPVSDQTDAITAYLKAYHKQIRRFARGKEDPASFVLTEENTEGQIRKLLKKLEKKKKHHFLEKVTALLEGTRQFSPSDEIQPASPEERELLLSAWPAYIDSLEDPDRETATYYRIKDIAVKHGSGTASIGLDRFYALIEGGTEAHGMDDIVLEVKEVRVPIPAYFMPYNELFWDHYSHQGKRVIMTQRAMHHEADPFLGYLTLEEREFYVRERSPYKKRLKLESIERMEDLVTVLGYMGQITAKLHARADADIENGVLSYHSEQEILSAMGEDLDAFCATISQWALSYANQVEQDFELFTQWMERR, encoded by the coding sequence ATGGGAACTCGTTTGGGGGAGCGTGTGAAACAAACGCAAAAAAATCTGCGCATGCAGGCGCTGGTCACCGTGTTTGACGAGTTTGACGGGCAGATTATGCAACTGGATGAAGAGAAGCGCGGGGAAAAATACAGGAAGATGTCGGGGAACCCGTTCTCCTTCTTCCGGGGAAGCGCCTACCTGTTTTACTTCGATGCCACGCGCGAATGGCTTCCTTATCATACACGGCCGGACCGTCCCACCTGGATTCAGGGTGATCTGCATTTTGAGAATTTCGGGGCGTTTCACAACGGCAAAGGAGCCCTTGTTTTTGACGTAAACGATTTTGACGAAGGGTACCTGGGTTCGTACCTGTACGATTTGATGCGGATGTCTGTCAGCATTGCCCTGGTGTGCCGACTCAAGGGGTTTCCGGTTTCAGATCAAACAGATGCCATTACCGCCTACCTGAAGGCCTACCACAAACAGATCCGGCGGTTTGCCAGAGGCAAAGAGGATCCCGCCTCGTTTGTATTGACGGAAGAAAACACAGAAGGTCAGATAAGAAAACTCCTGAAGAAACTGGAAAAAAAGAAAAAACATCACTTTCTCGAGAAAGTAACGGCATTGTTGGAAGGAACCCGGCAGTTTTCCCCTTCAGACGAAATTCAACCGGCAAGCCCTGAGGAAAGGGAACTGCTGCTGTCCGCCTGGCCTGCCTATATTGACAGCTTGGAAGACCCGGATCGGGAAACTGCAACCTACTACCGCATCAAGGACATAGCAGTCAAACATGGTTCCGGAACTGCCTCCATTGGCCTCGACAGATTCTATGCACTGATTGAGGGGGGAACCGAAGCCCATGGCATGGATGACATCGTTCTCGAAGTGAAAGAAGTAAGAGTTCCAATTCCCGCCTATTTCATGCCTTACAATGAGCTTTTCTGGGATCACTACAGCCATCAAGGGAAACGGGTGATCATGACCCAGCGGGCCATGCATCATGAGGCAGATCCCTTCCTGGGCTACCTGACCTTGGAGGAAAGGGAATTCTATGTGCGAGAGCGCTCCCCCTACAAGAAGAGGCTGAAACTGGAGTCTATAGAGAGAATGGAAGATCTCGTTACCGTCCTGGGATACATGGGACAGATCACGGCCAAACTGCATGCAAGGGCAGACGCAGACATTGAAAACGGAGTGTTGTCATATCACAGTGAGCAAGAGATCCTGTCAGCCATGGGGGAAGATTTGGACGCTTTCTGTGCGACCATCTCCCAATGGGCACTGTCGTACGCCAACCAGGTGGAGCAGGACTTTGAGTTGTTCACGCAGTGGATGGAGAGACGGTAA